From Nicotiana tabacum cultivar K326 chromosome 20, ASM71507v2, whole genome shotgun sequence, one genomic window encodes:
- the LOC142174609 gene encoding uncharacterized protein LOC142174609 — MRLNENFEQARSQILLMPALPSIDKAYAMVVRDESRKLITGGTYGQVGHNDHTALFTAHSTSRARRNYSLECDFCHLKDHTRNECYKLMKCDFCNRTIHLKEICYKIIGYPPDFKQKKKANAIMIDTTRQQGMTISPTKNTYQPSSNVEPAQFFTKEQYNQLLQLLNKGSTAGASANMAGNSGEVQLPTGDSALISRIRECQLTGGDVLKDADLLSGMVKEIGRKEEGMYLLPAALGKTINTAFAATSKGSIEIWHKRTGHVLVQVLRRIPSIQHYGGTLDNDSMSKCEVIGCLCFATNLTGHDKFAPRAMRSVLLGNVAHQKGYKLLDLENRVFFISRDVVFYEDIFPFHTIEDSSEPLFLNMTPVPIKDFAEEPNDVASSIAGNHPEDIPHSVEHNNIDSPRNSFAPPHAEETRKSTRVSKPPIWLKDYVRNDRLNSAIEVETTSYSEAVKDKRWVEATQAEIKALEDNKIWELVSLPQGQKTSRQWNLKLTPALVDAGFQQSHLDYSLFIKRAAYHMVVVLTKDDLQSSFKIKDLGEFKYFIGIEFAQNSDSILMHQCKYALELIAELGLSGPYQRLLGKLLYLTITRPDISLAVQSLSQFMHSPKVSHMEAALKVVKYIKNSPDLGVLLTAHYSESLSTFCDADWDELGVQHHSPAPIYNDSKLALHIAANHVFHEHTKHIDIDCHFICKKIQQGLVSTFYCATIEQEADILTKGLGRLQHSYLMSKLGLLNVFPSPSLRGDVKDVG; from the exons ATGCGATTGAATGAGAACTTTGAGCAAGCAAGGAGCCAGATTCTATTGATGCCAGCTTTACCATCTATAGATAAGGCTTATGCTATGGTGGTTCGGGATGAAAGTAGGAAATTGATTACTGGTGGTACTTATGGGCAAGTTGGGCATAATGATCATACTGCTTTGTTTACCGCCCATTCTACATCTAGAGCAAGGAGAAACTATAGTTTAGAATGTgatttttgtcatttgaaagACCATACTAGAAATGAATGTtacaaactaatgaaatgtgaTTTTTGTAACAGGACAATACATTTAAAGGAGATTTGTTACAAAATTATTGGATATCCACCTGATTTCAAGCAGAAGAAGAAAGCAAATGCAATCATGATTGACACAACTAGACAACAAGGAATGACAATTTCACCAACAAAAAacacatatcaaccaagcagcaATGTTGAACCAGCTCAATTCTTCACCAAGGAACAGTACAATCAATTGCTGCAACTACTAAATAAAGGTTCTACTGCAGGAGCAAGTGCCAATATGGCAG GAAATTCAGGAGAAGTGCAATTACCTACTGGAGATTCAGCACTAATTTCTCGTATAAGAGAGTGTCAGCTCACTGGAGGTGATGTACTGAAAGATGCG GACCTCTTATCTGGGATGGTGAAGGAGATTGGTAGAAAGGAAGAAGGTATGTACCTACTACCAGCAGCATTAGGAAAGACAATAAATACAGCATTTGCAGCAACTAGTAAAGGAAGCATAGAGATATGGCATAAGAGAACAGGACATGTTCTAGTTCAAGTTCTCAGAAGGATTCCTAGTATACAACACTATGGTGGTACACTAGATAATGATTCAATGTCTAAATGTGAA GTAATTGGATGCCTATGTTTTGCTACTAACTTGACAGGTCATGATAAATTTGCACCTCGAGCTATGAGGTCAGTCCTCCTGGGAAATGTTGCACATCAGAAAGGCTACAAACTTTTGGATTTGGAAAATAGAGTGTTCTTTATAAGTAGAGATGTAGTATTCTATGAAGATATATTTCCTTTTCATACAATAGAAGACTCATCGGAACCATTATTCTTGAATATGACTCCAGTGCCAATAAAAGATTTTGCTGAGGAACCAAATGATGTAGCTAGTTCTATTGCTGGTAATCATCCTGAA GACATTCCACATTCTGTTGAGCATAATAATATTGATAGTCCTCGTAATTCTTTTGCTCCACCTCATGCTGAGGAAACAAGAAAATCAACTAGAGTATCTAAGCCTCCAATATGGCTTAAGGATTATGTTAGAAATGACAGGCTAAACTCTGCAA TTGAGGTGGAAACTACATCATATTCAGAGGCAGTAAAGGACAAGCGATGGGTAGAGGCAACGCAGGCAGAAATTAAGGCACTAGAGGATAACAAGATTTGGGAATTGGTATCTTTGCCACAGGGACAGAAG ACATCCAGACAATGGAATCTCAAGCTAACACCAGCCTTGGTGGATGCTGGTTTTCAGCAGAGTCATTTGGATTATTCCTTGTTCATCAAAAGAGCAGCATATCACATGGTGGTTGTCCTA ACCAAGGATGACTTACAATCCTCATTTAAGATCAAGGACCTAGGAGAGTTTAAATACTTCATAGGCATAGAGTTTGCACAAAATAGTGATAGTATATTAATGCACCAATGCAAATATGCTCTAGAGCTCATAGCTGAGTTGGGACTCTCAG GACCATATCAAAGGCTCTTGGGAAAGCTCCTTTACTTGACCATCACAAGGCCAGATATTTCTTTAGCTGTTCAAAGTTTAAGCCAGTTCATGCATAGTCCTAAAGTCTCTCATATGGAAGCTGCACTTAAGGTAGTCAAGTATATCAAGAATAGTCCTGACTTGGGAGTTCTCTTGACTGCTCATTATTCCGAATCACTATCAACATTTTGTGATGCAGACTGGGAT GAGCTAGGAGTGCAACATCATTCCCCCGCGCCTATCTACAATGATAGCAAATTAGCTCTTCATATTGCTGCCAATCATGTCTTTCATGAGCACACAAAGCACATTGACATTGACTGTCATTTCATCTGTAAGAAGATTCAACAAGGCCTCGTCTCCACTTTCTATTGTGCTACAATAGAGCAGGAAGCTGATATCCTTACAAAAGGACTCGGTCGACTTCAACAttcatatttgatgtccaagcTAGGACTTCTCAACGTTTTTCCCAGTCCTAGCTTGAGAGGGGATGTAAAGGATGTAGGTTAA